Genomic window (Physeter macrocephalus isolate SW-GA unplaced genomic scaffold, ASM283717v5 random_984, whole genome shotgun sequence):
TCGTTTCCATCTTTGCAGTCATAGAACAGTCTGTCACTTCACGTGGGGTTAGTTTGGGCTGCGCGCAGAAGTTTCGGGGCCGCAACAGCGCGCTGGCAAGAGGGGGACACCCGCGCCTCCCCGGGCCTTGAGCAAGGAAAGTTTCTGGAAGAGCGCGCTCCCCCGCCGGCTGGCCTCCCCCGGCGCCCTCCTCACCGGTTCGCTCCGGGGGATCGCAGGGTTAAGACACCGCCCGCGCTCTTACTTGTCCGCTCGCGCACGCCGCCCGGCTTTGAAAAGTCGCGGTCACTCCCGGAGCTCTCTCGGGCCCAGCGGTTCCTCGGAGCCCGCGGACGAACTCGCTTCCCGGCGGCAGCAGGTAGCGCGGACCCCGCGGTGGCCGGCCGGCGGCGGGTCTCCGCCGCCCCGACTCCGAAGACTGTCCCCTCCTCCGCTGCGAGGGGGAGGGGGCGCCCGGCAGCCGCGGCTCGCGCTCGCCCAAGTTCAACAGCCGGTTCGAGCGAAGCGGAGCGCACGTCCTCCTCTCTCCGCCGCCTCCTTTTCTCTACCGCCTCCGCGGCAGCTTCCTTTGCAAAGGAAAGCTTTGCAAAAGTTCGCTCCGGGACCCGGCGGCCACTTGTCTCCTGTCCTCCTGGCCGGGAAACTTCTTGCCGCTGCAGCCGCTCTCCGGACTTCCCCGGGCGGACAGTGGCCGCTCTCCACGCTGTCAGCAGCGCTAGCGCAGCTGGGCTCTCTCCGCCTGGGGGCGGCTGGAGAAGGGGCTCTCCCGGCGCTCCCCAGAGCACCAGCCCGGGAGCCACAAGCACTAGCTCCAGGCCgttggagagaaaatggaaaagaaaataagatttgcAGTCCTTTCCAGCTGACTGtgcctgtctgcctgcctgcGTCCTTGTACCTCCACTCCCGCCTCGCAGCTTCAGCCACACTCAGTGCAACTCTGAGCCCTTATCCAGCCCGAGCTCAACACTTATCTGCTACCAGTCAACCCCTAAAAATAGCCCATGATGTCACCCCAAGGCCTTCCCATTGGCTCGCGTCGCTCTCAGGAGGGCGGGCCCACCCGTCGCCATGGAGACCCCACCCTAGAAGATTCTTCTCTGGACCCGCGGAGGCTCACGGGATGAGGTAATGCTCCGTTGCCCTCCTACAGTTGggcccttctttctcctcctcccccccgcctccccctccaCGCGACTTGAGCCcctgtcttcctcctcccctccccggcgCGTCTTTCCCGGCCCGCCCGGTGCATTGTGGGCTGACGTCTTGGAGTTTGACTGCTTAGTGACGCTGGCTGCCGCTAGGCGGGCGGACTCGGGCGCTCGCAGCCTCTGAAGGAAGCGGGCTGAAGTTCAGGGCTCGGGGCGGGAAGGCAGGGGATGCGGGACCCAGAAGGCGGGCGAACCGGGCCAGGTGTCTGGGGCCGAGGGCGCGGGGCGGGTGGTATTTCCCCACTTCAGGGCTCGATGTCATTTCGCCGCCGCGAGGGGCGGGCCGGCTGAGCGCCCGGGGCCCGGCCCCCCCCGCACTTCCGGGGGGGCGGGAGCATCGCCCTTAAGGTGGCTCTCTTAAGTCCCCTGTGGAGACGAGTGAAAGTGGGCTTTTAAGTTTAGGGGCGGTTCTTGAGAGTCGGCCCCCCACGTTGAGAACGCTCTGAAGTTTGTCTCCTGGTCAAGTTCAAGAGCGACTGTCCGGCTGCGCCTGGAAGCCGAGTGATTTGCATTGCTTGAAACCTGGTGTTCAGCTAAGTCCCCGCCGCACCCCACCTCACCCTCCCGACCGTGGGAGAAAGGGTGCGGGGATTCACAGCTTTGCCTCGGAGAGGAGGTTTCTTACAGGAGGTGGAATTAGCGGACAGCTCGGTGTCTAGTTGGGAACGAGCGTTTAGGGAATCCGAAACTCGGGGAACCCGGGTGATCGTCTACTCCCCGCCCCCGCACA
Coding sequences:
- the LOC112063879 gene encoding uncharacterized protein encodes the protein MATVWLKLRGGSGGTRTQAGRQAQSAGKDCKSYFLFHFLSNGLELVLVAPGLVLWGAPGEPLLQPPPGGESPAALALLTAWRAATVRPGKSGERLQRQEVSRPGGQETSGRRVPERTFAKLSFAKEAAAEAVEKRRRRREEDVRSASLEPAVELGRARAAAAGRPLPLAAEEGTVFGVGAAETRRRPATAGSALPAAAGKRVRPRAPRNRWARESSGSDRDFSKPGGVRERTSKSAGGVLTLRSPGANR